The following proteins are co-located in the Myxococcaceae bacterium JPH2 genome:
- a CDS encoding sterol desaturase family protein, which produces MLTTPLQASPLTHWARQALRVGYPLFMLLGINGAALSLVHGGAAKLWLAVLLMAAIGASFLAEHAIPYEPDWNRSHGDIGRDLVHFVVNEASNVLSLLALPLLSGWVTVRDEWPHEWPFVLQVLLAVLVFDFGVTLTHWLSHRVPALWRLHAVHHSVKRFYGFNGLMKHPLHQALELTAGVAPLLLIGLPSSVATALAALSCVQLLMQHSNADYTVGPLKYLLALNAGHRFHHLKWAGVGDVNFGLFTNVWDHLLGTWSFSSEKQFTSDDLGIAKEPGFPQDYWAQLLKPFQGNKPG; this is translated from the coding sequence ATGCTGACGACTCCGCTTCAAGCCTCACCGCTGACGCACTGGGCGCGCCAGGCATTGCGCGTGGGCTACCCGCTCTTCATGCTGCTCGGAATCAACGGTGCAGCGCTGAGTCTTGTCCACGGCGGCGCCGCAAAGCTGTGGCTTGCCGTGCTGCTCATGGCAGCCATCGGAGCGTCCTTCCTCGCCGAGCACGCCATCCCTTACGAGCCAGACTGGAATCGCTCCCACGGGGACATCGGGCGAGACCTCGTTCACTTCGTCGTCAACGAAGCGTCCAACGTCCTGTCCCTTCTCGCGCTGCCGCTTCTCTCAGGCTGGGTCACTGTGAGAGACGAATGGCCACACGAATGGCCATTCGTTCTCCAGGTACTCCTCGCGGTGCTGGTGTTCGACTTCGGCGTCACCCTGACGCATTGGCTGAGCCACCGAGTGCCCGCCCTCTGGAGACTCCACGCCGTGCATCACTCCGTGAAGCGCTTCTATGGATTCAATGGACTGATGAAGCACCCGCTTCACCAGGCCTTGGAGCTGACGGCGGGGGTGGCACCACTCCTTCTCATCGGGCTTCCTTCGAGCGTCGCGACAGCGCTCGCCGCGCTCTCGTGCGTGCAGCTCCTCATGCAGCACTCGAACGCGGACTACACGGTAGGGCCGCTGAAGTACCTGCTGGCCCTCAATGCGGGGCACCGATTCCACCACCTCAAGTGGGCAGGCGTCGGCGACGTCAACTTCGGACTCTTCACCAACGTCTGGGACCACCTGCTGGGAACGTGGTCCTTTTCATCCGAGAAGCAGTTCACCTCGGATGATCTTGGCATCGCCAAGGAGCCGGGCTTCCCACAGGATTACTGGGCTCAACTTCTCAAGCCATTTCAAGGCAACAAACCAGGCTGA
- a CDS encoding FecR domain-containing protein — protein MAPRDFRAELRREDPLRREQGMPPAVRARVWSRLRDAREPKRAGHRRPVFWGLAASAVALVLVVFFMRSPSVRSWGGLELARGSVDLKVREDAVGVEIQAGEGALMDVARGITLQNQGPLVVRRESSGVRLVRGRAEFSVNHRQPGSPPAVVLVSGGAIEVMGTRFTVDARESGGAVTLHEGAIAFRLPSGAVIPVRVGQTLEWPVAEPAEPATPEPVPPVPERPQPLAAPIPKASPSRVPVAPVRAPNAEEVLRELEVLRGRHEFEQAARYLEDAMRKQPMATRERLSFELGSLLTYQLKDAQRACAHWARHELQFRRGHYTEAVQRARGALSCESQDRETAR, from the coding sequence ATGGCTCCCCGTGACTTTCGCGCAGAGCTTCGGCGTGAAGACCCGCTCCGCCGCGAGCAAGGGATGCCACCCGCCGTTCGGGCTCGGGTGTGGTCTCGGTTGCGGGACGCTCGCGAGCCGAAGCGCGCAGGGCACAGGCGACCTGTGTTCTGGGGACTCGCCGCGTCGGCGGTGGCGCTGGTGCTCGTGGTGTTCTTCATGCGGTCACCCTCGGTGCGCTCGTGGGGGGGACTCGAGCTTGCGCGGGGCAGTGTCGACCTGAAGGTGCGGGAAGACGCCGTGGGGGTGGAGATTCAAGCGGGTGAGGGCGCCTTGATGGATGTGGCCCGAGGCATCACCCTCCAGAACCAGGGGCCGCTCGTCGTCCGCCGAGAGTCCTCCGGGGTGCGCCTGGTTCGTGGGCGCGCGGAGTTCTCGGTGAATCACCGCCAGCCAGGTTCGCCTCCCGCCGTCGTGCTCGTGTCCGGCGGCGCCATCGAGGTCATGGGCACGCGCTTCACGGTGGATGCGCGGGAGTCAGGAGGCGCGGTCACTCTGCACGAGGGGGCCATTGCCTTCCGTCTGCCCAGCGGCGCGGTGATTCCTGTGCGAGTGGGACAGACCTTGGAGTGGCCCGTGGCCGAACCTGCCGAGCCCGCGACCCCCGAGCCTGTTCCGCCTGTGCCGGAGCGGCCCCAACCGCTGGCAGCGCCCATCCCGAAGGCTTCACCTTCCCGCGTTCCCGTCGCTCCGGTTCGTGCTCCGAATGCGGAGGAGGTCTTGCGAGAGCTGGAGGTCCTTCGCGGTCGGCACGAGTTCGAGCAAGCGGCGAGGTACCTCGAGGATGCGATGCGCAAGCAGCCGATGGCGACGCGGGAGCGCCTCAGCTTCGAGCTGGGCTCGTTGCTGACGTACCAGCTCAAGGACGCGCAGCGCGCCTGCGCGCACTGGGCCCGGCACGAGCTGCAGTTCCGGCGCGGGCACTACACGGAGGCGGTCCAGCGTGCGCGTGGGGCGCTGTCGTGTGAGAGCCAAGACCGCGAGACCGCGCGATGA
- a CDS encoding RNA polymerase sigma factor, giving the protein MSRALPSKAPLALPARPVSFDTLYEEHAEDVYVWAMRYAAGRSSWAEDVTHDVFLKAWEHRAWLREEDVRGWLFRVTQNVAFSALRREKTFRQRISELLFPVQPAETESTPEAALVRREAVRSASATLDRLPGQERVVMALKILDDLSQREIAQLLSLSEGYVSKLISRAQGRLLAWGWKVEDGSP; this is encoded by the coding sequence ATGTCGCGTGCTCTCCCCTCCAAGGCCCCGCTCGCTCTGCCTGCCCGGCCTGTGTCATTCGACACGCTCTACGAGGAGCACGCCGAGGACGTCTACGTCTGGGCCATGCGGTATGCGGCCGGCCGTTCGAGTTGGGCCGAAGACGTCACACATGACGTCTTCCTCAAGGCTTGGGAGCACCGGGCCTGGCTGCGCGAGGAGGATGTTCGGGGTTGGCTCTTTCGCGTCACGCAGAACGTGGCGTTCTCCGCCCTGCGGCGCGAGAAGACGTTTCGACAGCGCATCTCCGAACTCTTGTTTCCGGTGCAACCCGCGGAGACGGAGTCCACGCCGGAGGCGGCCCTCGTGCGACGCGAGGCGGTGCGCAGCGCCTCGGCGACGCTGGACCGTTTGCCAGGGCAGGAGCGGGTGGTGATGGCCTTGAAGATTCTCGATGACCTGAGCCAGCGCGAGATTGCCCAGCTCCTCTCGCTGTCAGAGGGCTACGTGTCGAAGTTGATCAGCCGCGCCCAGGGCCGTCTGCTGGCCTGGGGATGGAAGGTGGAAGATGGCTCCCCGTGA
- a CDS encoding DUF1592 domain-containing protein: MPRLSRTQLMNSLRFAIARALPNEADALWAKLTPNLARYPTDRRTPAPGDLKGGFSRLDQSIQQTQVDVMYDLGKAVAQELTSTDARRNALLGSCASDSQTANDRACLETFIRGWGSRVLRYPLPTAEVTAFADIAGATPVDRAAVADVITTLLNSPWFLYRIEHGTTADGAVSPLSAFELASKLSYQFWQAPPDDALWAAAADGSLLTASGFSAQVDRMMKSAQLRSALDEFVSEWLRLEELPSLVALQNDPVYQSFVGAQMPTDATRTAMLEDVRLSAWNTVVSGGSVSDFLHDRRSYTSDPFLAAIYGVPVWNGSGPAPVMPSQNRSGLLTRAALLATGTASTRPIHKGYLVRNALLCQQVGAPPPNASDRPPAPTASTTTRQAVTQLTSGGICGGCHNSTINPPGFVLEGFDALGRERSVERLFNPQGQETASPAVDTSADVRIYDSEQRVISNAADLSRMIDDSQLFESCVAQHYFRFAHARVESTSRDGCLLSEMETVARSGAPMSDLLKTVANHPTFKQRSFQ; this comes from the coding sequence TTGCCCCGGCTGTCCCGGACGCAGCTGATGAACTCGCTCCGCTTCGCCATTGCCCGTGCGCTGCCGAACGAGGCCGATGCCCTCTGGGCGAAGCTCACTCCCAACCTCGCCCGTTACCCCACGGACCGGCGCACTCCCGCGCCGGGTGACTTGAAAGGCGGCTTCAGCCGGCTGGACCAATCCATCCAGCAGACCCAGGTCGACGTCATGTATGACCTGGGCAAGGCCGTGGCCCAGGAGCTGACCAGCACCGACGCGCGCCGCAACGCGCTCCTCGGAAGCTGCGCGAGCGACAGCCAGACAGCGAACGATCGGGCCTGCCTGGAAACTTTCATCCGAGGTTGGGGCTCGCGCGTCCTGCGCTATCCGTTGCCGACGGCGGAGGTCACCGCCTTCGCCGACATCGCCGGAGCCACCCCGGTGGACAGAGCGGCGGTGGCGGACGTCATCACCACCCTCTTGAACTCGCCCTGGTTCCTCTACCGGATCGAGCATGGCACCACCGCCGACGGCGCGGTGAGTCCCCTCTCCGCGTTCGAGCTGGCCTCGAAGCTGTCCTATCAATTCTGGCAAGCGCCTCCGGACGACGCGCTCTGGGCTGCGGCGGCCGATGGCTCGCTCCTGACCGCGAGCGGCTTCAGCGCACAGGTCGACCGGATGATGAAGAGCGCGCAGTTGCGAAGCGCGTTGGACGAGTTCGTCAGCGAGTGGCTGCGACTCGAGGAGTTGCCGTCGCTGGTGGCGCTCCAGAACGACCCGGTCTACCAGTCCTTCGTTGGGGCGCAGATGCCTACGGACGCCACGCGCACCGCGATGCTCGAGGACGTTCGGCTCTCCGCCTGGAACACCGTCGTGTCCGGAGGCTCGGTGAGTGACTTCCTGCACGACCGGAGGTCCTACACGTCGGATCCATTCCTGGCCGCCATCTACGGCGTGCCTGTCTGGAACGGATCCGGTCCAGCGCCGGTCATGCCGTCCCAGAATCGCAGCGGACTTCTGACCCGCGCGGCATTGCTGGCCACGGGGACCGCCTCGACGCGTCCCATCCACAAGGGATACCTGGTGCGCAACGCCCTGCTCTGCCAGCAAGTCGGGGCGCCTCCGCCCAATGCCAGCGACAGGCCACCCGCGCCCACGGCGAGCACGACGACGCGACAGGCGGTGACCCAGCTCACCTCCGGAGGCATCTGCGGAGGCTGCCACAACAGCACCATCAACCCACCGGGCTTTGTCCTCGAAGGATTCGATGCGCTCGGCCGAGAGCGCAGCGTGGAGCGGCTGTTCAACCCGCAGGGCCAGGAGACCGCCTCGCCCGCCGTGGACACCTCAGCGGACGTGCGGATCTACGACTCCGAGCAACGAGTCATCTCCAACGCCGCGGACCTCTCGCGGATGATCGATGACAGCCAGCTCTTCGAGTCGTGCGTCGCGCAACACTACTTCCGCTTCGCGCACGCTCGCGTGGAGTCCACCTCCCGCGATGGCTGCCTGCTCTCGGAGATGGAGACCGTCGCGCGCAGCGGCGCACCGATGTCTGACTTGTTGAAGACCGTCGCCAATCACCCCACGTTCAAGCAGAGGAGCTTCCAGTGA